A section of the Thermodesulfobacteriota bacterium genome encodes:
- a CDS encoding metal-dependent hydrolase — MATPIGHSLAGLAVYGLLSPRNSRIQLSLILLCVFMANIPDFDFLPGILKGKPALYHQGITHSIGFALTVSLVATVVYRAISKRWSFSSVFILCFFSYLSHLIIDFFSPDAERPPFGIPIFWPFSDDYFVSPVSVFLGVRHASATHASTVEWIRGIVDSHNLVAIALEVILIIPLILFGRLYRKRTIASGSN; from the coding sequence ATGGCCACTCCGATAGGTCACTCCTTGGCTGGTCTGGCCGTTTATGGTCTTCTTTCACCGAGGAATAGTCGCATACAACTTAGTTTGATCCTACTGTGTGTGTTTATGGCGAACATCCCGGATTTTGATTTCTTACCCGGTATTCTCAAGGGTAAGCCGGCCTTATATCACCAGGGAATTACCCACAGCATTGGGTTTGCTCTAACTGTCAGCCTTGTCGCGACCGTCGTATATAGAGCTATAAGCAAGCGGTGGTCATTCTCTTCAGTGTTTATCCTGTGTTTTTTCTCATATTTGTCGCATCTGATCATAGATTTTTTCTCTCCGGATGCCGAGCGCCCGCCTTTTGGCATACCCATTTTCTGGCCGTTTAGTGATGATTATTTTGTCTCTCCTGTATCCGTTTTTTTGGGGGTTCGCCACGCCAGCGCCACTCATGCATCTACTGTAGAATGGATTAGGGGTATAGTTGACTCGCACAATCTTGTGGCCATAGCTCTTGAAGTTATATTGATTATACCTCTTATTCTATTTGGGCGGTTGTATAGGAAAAGGACTATTGCAAGCGGTTCAAACTAA
- a CDS encoding glycosyltransferase family 4 protein — protein sequence MRVLFCNYEYPPLGGGGGVVNALLAEEMAKRHEITVLTSQGLGLPRESVENGVRIIRTPVFFRRKEAVANLLSMLAFIPMGIRVGEKLLRSAQFDVINTHFVLPTGPVGDALSRFSGIPNVLSLHGGDLYDPSNLISPYRNPLLRPWVKRLLRRADMVVGQSNNTLDNMRRFYTPEIEGIRIPLGIRKPMVVSSFRRDYGFKEDDVLLVTVGRLVARKAITQLIQMIHILKDKRLRLLILGTGPQEYLLKKETQRMLLDDQVLFFGHVEESNKFSILQICDIYVSTSQHEGFGLVFLEAMACGLPIVCYDHGGQTDFLINQETGYVVSLNDQDLFRKQLQLLVENRSLRKTIGENNKQRVEAFYIDKCALMYENVFDKAIRAKEKVRRTITV from the coding sequence ATGAGGGTGCTTTTTTGCAACTACGAATATCCTCCGTTAGGAGGAGGTGGTGGCGTAGTTAACGCTCTTCTTGCGGAGGAGATGGCCAAGCGTCACGAGATAACCGTTCTGACTTCTCAAGGGCTTGGTTTGCCACGGGAGAGTGTTGAGAACGGAGTAAGGATCATCAGAACCCCGGTGTTCTTCAGGAGGAAGGAGGCTGTAGCCAATCTGCTTTCCATGCTGGCGTTTATTCCTATGGGGATCAGGGTAGGTGAGAAGCTTCTGAGGTCTGCACAATTTGATGTCATCAACACACATTTTGTCCTTCCGACTGGACCGGTGGGAGACGCTTTATCTCGTTTTAGCGGCATACCAAATGTGCTTTCGCTGCATGGAGGTGATTTGTATGATCCGAGCAACCTAATTTCACCCTATCGTAACCCACTCCTTCGGCCTTGGGTAAAACGTCTACTGAGGCGAGCGGATATGGTTGTGGGACAATCGAACAATACACTGGATAACATGCGTCGTTTTTATACGCCGGAAATCGAAGGAATACGAATTCCATTAGGAATACGTAAGCCAATGGTTGTCTCATCGTTTCGTAGAGATTATGGTTTCAAAGAAGATGATGTCCTATTGGTTACGGTTGGTCGGCTCGTGGCTCGTAAGGCTATAACTCAGCTCATACAGATGATACATATTCTAAAAGATAAGAGGTTGCGTTTGCTGATTCTGGGGACGGGGCCTCAGGAATATCTTCTTAAAAAAGAGACCCAGAGGATGCTATTGGACGACCAAGTTTTGTTCTTTGGTCATGTTGAGGAATCTAACAAATTCTCTATACTGCAGATTTGCGATATATATGTTTCTACGAGCCAGCATGAAGGATTCGGCTTAGTTTTCTTAGAAGCGATGGCCTGTGGACTTCCAATAGTATGCTATGATCATGGCGGGCAGACGGACTTTTTAATAAACCAAGAAACCGGATATGTGGTTTCACTGAACGATCAAGATCTATTCAGAAAACAGCTTCAACTGCTCGTCGAAAATCGCTCGCTTCGCAAGACTATTGGCGAGAATAATAAGCAAAGAGTCGAGGCCTTTTATATAGATAAGTGTGCCTTGATGTACGAAAATGTATTTGATAAAGCTATTCGAGCAAAGGAAAAGGTAAGGCGAACAATAACTGTCTGA
- a CDS encoding NAD-dependent epimerase/dehydratase family protein yields MRVLITGGTGFIGSRLALRCVEQGYSVRVLGQENTPAESENRKLIEQKGAEVILTSVTDRKSLLELVKGADIVFHLAAAQHEMNIPDQRFWDVNVTGTKNMLEASLNAGVKRFVHGSTIGVYGSPEGMIDENSPCKPDNIYGITKLEGERLVLSFKEKLHVVVVRIPETYGPGDRRLMKLFKAINKNMFLMLGNGKNLHHPIYIDDLIDGLLLAATTEGAIGEIFVLAGKEAITTDDMVRTIAGQISRKVPKFRIPLHPLLIVATILEKLLRPVGIQPPLHRRRMDFFKKSFTFSPEKSANILGFVPKVSFKEGILETAKWYKEKGLSLKLKNNEKPKKSEMGMMKSSFDLTAKIEEFDTFWEGPEDVEKGYSTFGKFYRSNYLKYLPADKQVDILVISCGPGYFVNMLNQEGYTNVIGIDSYAEKVNFAEEKNLNCRVERAFDFLENNHNPFDVIFGEQEINHLTKDEILLFLKLCRKNLKDGGILIVHSLNGANPITGAEALAQNFDHYNTFTEYSLRQVLEYSDFHEIRVFPLNLYVFYNNPLNYVGLLLDKLNALFFRFNFILYGKSNKIFSKKIAAVCRK; encoded by the coding sequence ATGAGAGTATTAATTACCGGCGGAACAGGATTCATCGGTTCTAGGTTGGCTCTAAGGTGTGTTGAACAGGGGTACTCCGTCAGGGTTTTAGGACAAGAAAACACTCCTGCGGAATCGGAGAACAGAAAGTTAATTGAACAAAAAGGCGCTGAAGTAATTTTGACATCGGTTACGGACAGAAAGTCACTGCTGGAGCTAGTGAAGGGGGCCGATATAGTGTTTCATCTTGCCGCGGCACAGCATGAAATGAACATACCCGATCAGAGGTTCTGGGATGTGAATGTTACCGGGACCAAGAATATGCTGGAAGCCTCATTGAACGCTGGGGTAAAGCGCTTTGTCCATGGCAGCACGATAGGTGTTTATGGATCCCCTGAGGGTATGATTGATGAAAATTCTCCTTGTAAACCGGATAATATATATGGAATAACAAAACTGGAGGGAGAAAGGCTTGTGCTCTCCTTCAAAGAAAAACTCCATGTGGTTGTTGTTCGTATTCCTGAGACTTACGGACCCGGAGACCGTAGGCTAATGAAACTCTTCAAAGCGATAAATAAAAACATGTTTCTGATGCTCGGTAACGGGAAAAACTTGCACCATCCGATATATATTGACGATTTAATAGATGGTCTATTATTAGCTGCCACGACTGAAGGAGCAATTGGAGAGATATTCGTACTTGCTGGCAAAGAAGCTATCACCACTGATGATATGGTTAGGACTATAGCGGGGCAAATAAGCAGAAAGGTGCCCAAATTCCGTATTCCTCTTCATCCGTTACTGATAGTCGCCACGATCCTAGAGAAGTTATTGCGGCCGGTTGGTATACAGCCCCCGCTTCACAGACGACGTATGGACTTCTTCAAGAAGAGTTTTACTTTTTCTCCGGAAAAATCCGCAAATATCTTGGGATTCGTGCCCAAAGTTAGTTTCAAGGAGGGAATACTCGAGACGGCCAAATGGTACAAGGAAAAGGGACTGTCTTTAAAGTTAAAGAATAATGAGAAACCGAAAAAAAGCGAGATGGGCATGATGAAATCCAGTTTTGATTTAACCGCTAAAATTGAGGAATTTGACACTTTTTGGGAAGGGCCAGAAGATGTGGAAAAAGGTTACTCCACTTTCGGTAAGTTTTACAGAAGCAATTATCTAAAATACTTACCGGCTGACAAACAGGTAGACATACTTGTGATTAGCTGTGGCCCTGGGTACTTCGTCAATATGTTGAACCAGGAGGGATATACGAATGTTATAGGAATAGACTCGTACGCAGAAAAAGTAAATTTTGCGGAAGAAAAGAATCTTAACTGTCGAGTGGAAAGAGCCTTCGATTTCTTGGAGAACAACCATAATCCCTTTGATGTCATCTTTGGAGAACAAGAGATAAATCATTTGACCAAGGATGAAATATTGTTGTTCCTCAAATTATGTAGAAAAAACCTTAAGGATGGTGGAATCTTAATAGTCCATTCCCTGAATGGAGCAAATCCGATAACTGGCGCCGAGGCACTGGCCCAAAATTTTGACCATTACAATACATTTACCGAATACAGTCTCAGACAGGTTCTGGAATATTCAGATTTTCATGAGATAAGAGTATTTCCACTTAACCTTTACGTATTTTATAATAACCCGCTAAATTATGTAGGCCTTTTACTCGATAAATTGAACGCCTTGTTTTTTAGATTTAATTTCATTTTATATGGCAAGTCAAACAAAATATTCTCTAAAAAAATAGCAGCAGTTTGCCGAAAGTGA
- a CDS encoding glycerol-3-phosphate dehydrogenase/oxidase: MKRDLVQLSRSSYDMVVVGGGIFGICAAWEAASRGLSVALVEKGDFAGATSANSFKIVHGGIRYLQHADIKRVRESCKERTTLLRIAPHLVRPLPIVMPTYGHGLQGKEILNIGLLLYDLLTFDRNRGVNDPGRHIPRGRFISREECLDIFPGLNREGLTGAAIFYDGQMYNPTRLAISFLRSAVDAGADVANYVQVTDFISTDNRITGVRVEDTLNGNTFEIRGKVVINAAGPWANWLLKHSMGFGLTPEPSFSRDACFVVRRKLLSEKYALAVPAKTRDPDALLSRGNRHLFIAPWRDYTLIGVWHKVFNDAPDKFVLTGQEVQKFIDEVNEAYPRLELTPNDVSIWNAGLILFGDSRQNAADLSFGKRSLIVDHAKDSNVEGLITLIGVRYTTARGIAEKALDMVFKKLGKRARASATAVTPVHGGQIECFDEYLRMAVESCPKALNPRLIPALIHNYGSAYTDVLKYIDQNPAWSETLGESTVIEAEVVHAVREEMAQKLGDVIFRRTDLATGEHPGEAALQRCAYLMAAELGWDEGRVQRELSEVKTRFPEF; this comes from the coding sequence ATGAAAAGAGACTTGGTTCAGTTATCGAGAAGTTCTTACGATATGGTTGTAGTGGGGGGAGGAATCTTCGGTATTTGCGCTGCTTGGGAGGCTGCGTCGCGGGGTTTATCCGTTGCGCTGGTAGAAAAAGGTGATTTTGCTGGCGCAACCTCGGCAAATTCATTCAAGATTGTGCATGGGGGAATACGATACCTTCAGCACGCCGATATCAAACGGGTACGCGAATCCTGCAAAGAACGAACTACGCTCCTGCGCATCGCTCCTCACCTTGTGCGTCCTCTTCCAATAGTCATGCCAACTTATGGTCACGGCTTACAGGGCAAAGAAATATTAAACATTGGTTTACTTCTGTATGATCTTCTCACCTTTGACCGGAACCGAGGAGTCAATGATCCGGGACGGCATATACCCAGGGGCAGGTTTATTTCCAGAGAGGAGTGCTTGGATATATTCCCGGGTTTAAATCGTGAAGGCTTGACCGGTGCAGCGATTTTTTATGACGGTCAGATGTATAATCCAACACGATTGGCCATCTCATTTCTCCGGTCCGCTGTTGACGCCGGTGCCGATGTAGCTAATTATGTGCAGGTGACGGACTTCATCAGTACCGACAATCGGATAACCGGTGTCAGGGTGGAAGACACACTCAATGGAAATACCTTTGAGATCAGGGGCAAGGTGGTAATTAATGCCGCCGGCCCTTGGGCTAACTGGTTGTTGAAACACTCTATGGGGTTTGGTTTGACGCCAGAGCCCTCATTTTCCAGAGATGCCTGCTTTGTAGTCAGGCGTAAACTTCTAAGTGAGAAGTACGCGCTGGCCGTGCCTGCTAAAACCAGAGACCCAGACGCCTTACTCAGCAGGGGCAATCGACATCTCTTTATTGCTCCTTGGCGCGACTACACGCTCATCGGGGTCTGGCATAAGGTTTTTAACGATGCCCCGGATAAGTTTGTTTTAACTGGTCAGGAAGTTCAAAAATTTATCGACGAAGTTAATGAGGCTTATCCAAGGCTTGAGCTTACCCCCAATGACGTTTCGATTTGGAATGCCGGGCTTATTCTATTTGGTGATAGCAGACAAAATGCGGCTGACTTAAGCTTTGGTAAACGATCGCTCATAGTTGATCACGCAAAAGACAGCAATGTTGAAGGCTTGATTACGCTGATCGGGGTGCGTTATACAACGGCTAGGGGTATTGCGGAGAAGGCGTTGGATATGGTTTTCAAAAAGTTAGGAAAGAGGGCTCGAGCATCGGCCACGGCGGTAACACCTGTCCATGGGGGTCAAATAGAATGCTTTGATGAATATCTCCGTATGGCCGTGGAATCCTGTCCGAAAGCCTTGAATCCCAGGCTTATACCTGCCCTAATCCATAATTACGGCTCTGCCTATACCGATGTGCTCAAATACATCGACCAAAACCCAGCTTGGTCGGAGACCCTGGGTGAGTCAACAGTGATTGAGGCGGAGGTGGTGCATGCTGTTCGGGAAGAGATGGCGCAAAAACTTGGGGACGTTATTTTCAGGCGAACCGACCTGGCTACGGGAGAGCATCCCGGAGAAGCTGCCCTGCAAAGGTGTGCTTATCTTATGGCGGCAGAGCTGGGATGGGATGAAGGTCGAGTTCAGAGGGAACTAAGCGAGGTTAAGACTAGGTTTCCGGAATTTTAA
- a CDS encoding UDP-glucuronic acid decarboxylase family protein, with amino-acid sequence MEHTRLNEPWRIVVTGGSGFLGCHLCYKLVEMGHQVVCIDNLITGNADNVASLMGNERFKFINYDVTNFIHIDGHVDAVLHFASPASPIDYLEFPIQTLKVGALGTHKTLGLAKSKGARYLLASTSEAYGDPLVNPQPEHYWGNVNPVGPRGVYDEAKRFAEAITMAYHRYHGLDTRIVRIFNTYGPHMRPNDGRVVSNFIVQALREEPLTVYGDGKQTRSFCYISDMVEGIVRLLFAEPDNPGPGNSSDGQNSIHYPVNIGNPIELTVLDIANMILGLTKSRSKIEFKPLPVDDPRVRRPDITKAMTLLGWEPKVSIEKGLSETIRYFKDILFPKA; translated from the coding sequence ATGGAGCATACGAGATTAAACGAACCTTGGAGAATCGTGGTTACCGGCGGGTCCGGCTTTCTGGGATGCCATTTGTGTTACAAACTGGTAGAAATGGGTCACCAGGTAGTTTGCATCGATAATCTTATTACTGGAAACGCTGATAACGTGGCTAGTTTAATGGGAAACGAACGGTTTAAATTCATAAATTATGATGTAACCAATTTTATTCATATCGATGGACATGTAGATGCCGTACTCCATTTTGCCTCCCCGGCAAGCCCCATAGATTACCTGGAATTCCCAATACAGACTCTGAAAGTAGGTGCTTTGGGTACGCATAAAACCCTTGGGCTGGCCAAATCTAAAGGGGCAAGATATCTACTGGCAAGCACATCGGAAGCCTATGGAGATCCGCTGGTAAACCCACAACCCGAGCACTATTGGGGAAACGTTAATCCGGTAGGCCCGAGAGGGGTTTATGATGAAGCTAAACGCTTTGCAGAGGCTATTACCATGGCCTATCATAGGTATCATGGCTTAGATACCAGGATAGTGAGGATATTCAACACCTATGGACCGCATATGAGGCCAAACGATGGAAGGGTTGTCTCGAACTTTATAGTCCAGGCTTTGAGGGAAGAGCCTTTGACTGTGTACGGTGACGGGAAACAAACCCGGAGTTTTTGCTATATATCGGACATGGTTGAGGGAATAGTTAGGCTTTTATTCGCGGAACCGGATAACCCTGGACCAGGGAATTCAAGTGATGGACAGAATTCGATACACTATCCGGTAAACATTGGAAACCCAATTGAACTTACGGTTCTCGATATCGCCAACATGATTCTGGGCTTGACAAAAAGTAGAAGCAAAATTGAGTTTAAGCCATTGCCCGTGGATGACCCCCGGGTTCGAAGGCCTGATATCACCAAAGCTATGACCCTTCTCGGCTGGGAACCCAAGGTCAGCATCGAAAAGGGTTTGTCTGAAACAATCAGATATTTTAAGGATATATTATTTCCCAAAGCTTGA
- a CDS encoding UDP-glucose/GDP-mannose dehydrogenase family protein, translated as MNIGIIGTGYVGLVTGACFAESGNNVTCVDIDEEKIKSLVRGSVPFYEPGLEELVRRNAKEGRLSFTTDIKEAIQKSFIVFIAVGTPPNGDGSADIGAVLEVARVIGESLNDYKIIVTKSTVPVGTTEKVRDVIRGVTDIEFDVASNPEFLKEGAAVEDFMKPDRVVIGTDKASVAAVLKELYSPFIRTSNPVISVSIRSSELAKYAANAMLASRISFMNEIANLCELLGADASEIRVIIGSDARIGNSFLFPGVGYGGSCFPKDVKALIKTAEKLDYDLKICRVTDEVNMMQREVFWRKIKMHFKGELKGKKLGIWGLSFKPKTDDLREAPSLFVIDKLLSFGAEVHVHDPVAMEKAREYLGDRVEYARSNYDVCSGADALVIHTEWNEYRQPDFEKMKKLMKSSVIFDGRNLYNPKRLEIMGFQYYGVGIGNVVS; from the coding sequence ATGAATATCGGTATAATAGGAACCGGGTATGTAGGGTTGGTGACGGGGGCCTGCTTCGCGGAAAGCGGGAATAATGTGACATGTGTTGATATCGATGAGGAAAAGATCAAAAGTCTAGTCCGGGGTAGCGTCCCCTTTTATGAACCCGGTCTCGAAGAGCTAGTCAGGAGGAATGCAAAGGAAGGCCGTTTGAGTTTTACTACTGACATCAAAGAGGCTATACAAAAATCCTTCATTGTATTTATTGCAGTTGGTACTCCACCAAATGGCGATGGCTCTGCAGATATAGGTGCGGTATTAGAAGTGGCACGAGTAATAGGAGAGAGCTTGAATGATTACAAAATCATCGTCACCAAGAGCACTGTTCCTGTAGGAACGACAGAAAAGGTTCGTGATGTTATAAGAGGGGTAACCGATATTGAATTTGACGTAGCTTCAAACCCTGAGTTTCTGAAAGAAGGGGCCGCCGTCGAGGATTTTATGAAGCCGGACCGGGTTGTAATTGGGACGGACAAGGCATCTGTCGCTGCAGTTCTCAAAGAACTATATTCTCCATTCATCAGGACAAGTAACCCGGTTATTAGTGTGAGTATAAGATCTTCGGAGTTAGCCAAGTATGCAGCAAACGCCATGCTTGCGAGCAGGATTTCCTTCATGAACGAGATAGCAAATCTCTGTGAGCTGTTAGGAGCGGATGCCTCGGAGATAAGAGTAATAATAGGTTCAGATGCCCGAATAGGAAATTCTTTTCTTTTCCCTGGTGTTGGATATGGCGGATCTTGTTTTCCCAAAGATGTCAAAGCACTGATTAAGACTGCGGAGAAACTTGATTATGACCTTAAAATATGCAGGGTAACGGACGAGGTTAATATGATGCAGAGGGAGGTGTTCTGGAGAAAGATAAAAATGCATTTTAAGGGAGAGTTAAAGGGGAAGAAATTAGGGATCTGGGGACTTTCTTTTAAGCCAAAAACGGATGACCTGAGGGAGGCCCCATCACTTTTTGTCATAGATAAGCTGCTATCTTTTGGGGCGGAGGTTCATGTGCATGACCCAGTAGCAATGGAAAAGGCCAGAGAATATTTGGGGGATAGAGTCGAATATGCTAGGTCAAATTATGATGTTTGTTCTGGAGCGGATGCCCTAGTTATTCACACGGAATGGAATGAATATAGACAACCCGATTTTGAAAAAATGAAGAAGCTCATGAAGTCGTCGGTGATATTCGATGGTAGGAACCTTTATAATCCCAAGAGGTTGGAGATCATGGGATTTCAATATTACGGAGTTGGAATAGGAAATGTTGTAAGTTAG